The following coding sequences lie in one Pontibacter sp. G13 genomic window:
- the rplJ gene encoding 50S ribosomal protein L10 codes for MTKQEKIALVQELTEKFQEFPNFYIADAGGLTVAEMNELRQLCFESNVKLQVVKNTLIKKALDNLEGDYSEVYDVLNLPSSVFFVDAENPSVPAKLLKKFRESKDKPVLKAAVIETSVFKGDDQLKALADLKSKDELIGEIVGLLQSPAKNVISALTSGGGKLAGILKTLSEREE; via the coding sequence ATGACCAAGCAAGAAAAAATTGCACTAGTCCAAGAGTTGACGGAAAAATTCCAAGAATTCCCCAACTTTTACATCGCAGATGCGGGTGGACTGACTGTGGCCGAGATGAACGAATTGCGCCAACTTTGCTTCGAAAGCAATGTGAAGCTGCAAGTGGTGAAAAACACCCTCATCAAAAAGGCACTAGATAACCTTGAAGGCGATTATAGCGAAGTCTATGACGTGCTGAATTTGCCTTCCTCCGTATTCTTTGTAGACGCGGAGAACCCGAGTGTTCCTGCAAAACTTCTCAAGAAGTTTCGGGAGTCGAAAGATAAACCTGTTCTCAAGGCAGCTGTAATCGAAACCTCTGTATTCAAAGGGGACGATCAGTTGAAAGCCTTGGCAGATCTCAAGTCCAAAGACGAGCTTATTGGCGAAATCGTTGGATTGTTGCAAAGCCCGGCCAAGAACGTTATTTCTGCCCTTACATCAGGCGGAGGCAAGTTGGCTGGCATTCTCAAAACTCTTTCCGAGCGGGAAGAGTAG
- the rpoB gene encoding DNA-directed RNA polymerase subunit beta, with translation MSPLTHTGLTSTSGSNRISFSRIKKVIDYPDFLEVQLRSFREFLQVDTPPDKRKEEGLYKVYKENFPITDARENFVLEFLDYYIDPPRYSIEECKGRGLTYSVALKAKLFLYCTDPENEDFEPVTQEVYLGNIPYMTNDGTFIINGAERVVVSQLHRSPGVFFGQSFHANGTRLYSARIIPFKGSWIEFSTDVNNVMYAYIDRKKKFPVTTLMRAIGYSTDKDILEIFGLAEEMKINKSNLKRAVNRKLAARILRTWTEDFVDEDTGEVVSITRNEVLFERDHIIQQEDTDQILESGVESMILVSDADNAGEYSIIYNTLQKDNSNSMSEAVDMIYRQLRNAEPPDEETARGVIDKLFFSDKRYDLGEVGRYRLNKKLHGEYDETSQVLTKEDIIKIVEYLVELQNSKTHVDDIDHLSNRRVRTVGEQLYAQFSVGLARMARTIRERMNIRDNEVFTPADLINARTLSSVINSFFGTNQLSQFLDQTNPLAELTHKRRVSALGPGGLSRERAGFEVRDVHYTHYGRLCPIETPEGPNIGLISSLCTYAKINEMGFIETPYRQVREGVVDPHAQYLSAEEEDNSIIAQSNAPLTDGNTFQNPKVKARRQGDFPVVGPEAVAYMDVAPNQIVSVAASLIPFLENDDANRALMGSNMQRQAVPLLKPQAPIVGTGIEGKVAIDSRSMMTAEGDGVVEYVDGSKVIIRYDRSPTQDIINFDTADTTYEVPKFIRTNQNTCVNLRPVVKVGERVSYGTVIADGYSTEDGELALGKNLLVAFMPWQGYNFEDAIVISERVVMEDVFTSLHIEEFELQVRDTKRGEEELTREIPNVSEDAIKHLDDNGLIRVGAEVNPGDILIGKITPKGESDPTPEEKLLRAIFGDKAGDVKDASLRVPPSIAGVVIDKMLFSKEKREGKSKARDKKLLATLEEKYEANLQGLHGTMVSKLLALLADYKSKGVKNKFNEEVIPAGRKFTEKTLAALSFLDIIPSGWTDDEEMNRNVEIIFRNYKRKHDLIEGRFRREEYQIRVGDELPSGILKLAKVYVAKKRKLKVGDKMAGRHGNKGVVSRIVPVEDMPFLDDGTPVDIVLNPLGVPSRMNLGQVYETILGWAGKRLGVKFATPIFDGATVSDVNEQLKKAKLPEYGVTRLINGQSGEHFSEETTVGVIYMLKLIHLVDDKMHARSIGPYSLITQQPLGGKAQFGGQRFGEMEVWALEAFGAANILREMLTVKSDDVVGRAKVYEAIVKGDVVPTPGVPESFNVLIHELRGLALEVTLE, from the coding sequence ATCTCACCTTTAACTCATACAGGATTGACTAGTACAAGCGGATCCAACCGAATTTCCTTCTCCAGGATCAAGAAAGTGATCGACTACCCGGATTTCCTGGAAGTGCAACTTCGTTCTTTTAGAGAATTCCTCCAGGTAGACACGCCACCGGACAAGCGAAAGGAGGAGGGACTGTACAAGGTTTACAAGGAGAATTTCCCCATCACCGATGCGCGTGAAAACTTTGTACTGGAGTTTCTGGACTACTATATTGACCCACCCCGTTACTCTATTGAAGAGTGTAAAGGGCGTGGTCTTACCTATTCTGTAGCCCTTAAAGCCAAACTTTTCCTCTATTGTACCGACCCCGAAAACGAAGATTTCGAGCCGGTTACTCAAGAGGTATACCTCGGCAACATCCCCTACATGACCAATGATGGTACTTTTATCATCAACGGAGCTGAGCGGGTTGTGGTGAGTCAGTTGCACAGATCACCTGGGGTATTCTTTGGTCAATCTTTCCATGCGAATGGTACACGTCTGTACTCCGCTAGGATTATCCCTTTCAAAGGTTCGTGGATTGAATTCTCTACGGATGTAAATAACGTGATGTATGCCTACATCGACCGGAAGAAGAAATTCCCGGTGACAACTTTGATGCGGGCAATTGGCTACAGCACGGATAAAGATATCTTGGAAATCTTCGGCCTTGCCGAGGAAATGAAAATCAATAAGTCCAACCTAAAACGGGCTGTCAACCGCAAGTTGGCCGCGCGGATTTTGCGTACATGGACGGAAGATTTCGTAGATGAGGACACGGGAGAAGTAGTTTCCATTACCCGTAACGAGGTTTTGTTTGAGCGGGATCACATCATTCAGCAAGAAGACACAGACCAAATTCTGGAATCTGGAGTAGAATCCATGATCTTGGTGTCTGATGCGGATAATGCTGGTGAGTATTCCATCATCTACAATACCCTTCAAAAAGATAATTCTAACTCTATGTCTGAGGCTGTAGATATGATCTACCGCCAACTTCGTAATGCAGAGCCGCCGGACGAAGAAACAGCACGTGGAGTAATCGATAAATTGTTCTTCTCAGACAAGCGTTATGACTTGGGTGAGGTCGGTCGTTACCGATTGAACAAGAAACTTCATGGCGAATATGATGAAACCAGCCAGGTCTTGACCAAGGAGGACATCATCAAAATCGTCGAATATCTCGTGGAGCTGCAAAATAGCAAGACCCACGTGGATGATATTGACCACTTGTCCAACCGTCGTGTAAGAACGGTGGGTGAACAGCTTTACGCTCAGTTCTCCGTAGGTCTTGCACGTATGGCTCGTACGATTCGCGAGCGGATGAATATCCGGGACAACGAGGTCTTTACTCCTGCGGATTTGATCAATGCAAGAACCCTTTCTTCTGTGATCAACTCCTTCTTCGGAACCAACCAGTTGAGCCAATTCTTGGATCAAACTAACCCTCTTGCTGAATTGACCCACAAACGTCGGGTTTCTGCATTGGGTCCAGGTGGTCTTTCTCGTGAACGTGCGGGCTTTGAGGTTCGAGACGTTCACTATACCCACTATGGCCGTCTTTGTCCGATTGAGACTCCGGAAGGTCCGAACATTGGTTTGATTTCTTCTCTTTGTACTTATGCGAAAATCAACGAGATGGGCTTTATTGAAACCCCATATCGTCAAGTTCGCGAAGGTGTGGTTGATCCGCATGCTCAATACCTGAGTGCAGAGGAAGAGGATAATTCCATCATTGCGCAGTCCAATGCGCCTTTGACGGATGGGAATACATTCCAGAATCCCAAGGTAAAGGCAAGACGACAAGGCGATTTCCCAGTTGTCGGTCCTGAAGCTGTTGCTTATATGGACGTTGCTCCAAACCAAATTGTATCTGTTGCTGCATCATTGATTCCTTTCTTGGAAAATGATGATGCCAACCGTGCATTGATGGGATCTAACATGCAACGGCAGGCCGTACCACTTTTGAAGCCTCAAGCTCCAATCGTCGGTACCGGTATTGAAGGAAAAGTAGCGATTGATTCCCGTTCGATGATGACTGCGGAGGGAGATGGTGTAGTTGAGTATGTAGATGGTTCGAAAGTGATCATCCGCTACGACCGTTCACCAACCCAAGACATTATCAATTTCGATACGGCTGATACAACCTACGAAGTCCCTAAATTCATCCGTACCAACCAAAATACCTGTGTCAACCTTCGCCCTGTGGTGAAAGTAGGAGAACGGGTATCCTATGGAACTGTCATTGCTGACGGTTACTCTACGGAGGATGGCGAATTGGCACTCGGAAAAAACCTGCTTGTAGCATTTATGCCTTGGCAAGGTTATAACTTTGAGGATGCCATCGTAATCTCCGAAAGAGTTGTGATGGAGGATGTCTTCACTTCTCTACATATTGAAGAATTCGAACTTCAGGTTCGAGATACAAAGCGTGGAGAGGAAGAGCTGACTCGTGAAATTCCAAACGTATCTGAGGATGCTATCAAGCACTTGGATGACAATGGACTGATCCGTGTCGGTGCCGAAGTAAATCCTGGTGATATCTTGATTGGTAAGATTACACCAAAAGGAGAATCAGATCCGACGCCTGAAGAAAAGCTGCTTCGTGCAATTTTTGGTGATAAGGCTGGGGATGTGAAGGATGCTTCCTTGAGAGTTCCGCCTTCTATTGCAGGGGTGGTAATCGACAAAATGCTTTTCTCCAAAGAAAAGCGTGAAGGAAAGTCCAAAGCGCGCGACAAGAAATTGCTCGCTACACTTGAAGAAAAATACGAAGCCAACCTTCAGGGACTTCACGGAACGATGGTTTCCAAACTCTTGGCATTGCTGGCGGATTACAAATCCAAAGGTGTCAAGAATAAGTTCAATGAGGAGGTTATTCCTGCAGGACGTAAGTTCACGGAGAAGACGCTTGCTGCACTTTCATTCCTCGATATCATCCCTAGTGGATGGACCGATGATGAGGAAATGAACCGCAACGTTGAGATTATCTTCCGTAACTACAAGCGTAAACATGACCTGATTGAAGGTCGCTTCCGTCGTGAGGAATATCAGATTCGTGTAGGAGACGAACTTCCTTCTGGAATCTTGAAGTTGGCCAAGGTATACGTTGCCAAGAAGCGTAAGCTGAAGGTAGGGGATAAAATGGCAGGTCGTCACGGTAACAAGGGGGTTGTTTCCCGCATTGTGCCAGTCGAGGATATGCCATTCCTTGATGACGGAACGCCAGTTGATATCGTTTTGAACCCACTTGGGGTACCTTCCCGGATGAACTTGGGACAGGTATACGAAACCATTTTGGGTTGGGCCGGAAAAAGATTGGGAGTCAAGTTTGCGACGCCGATCTTCGATGGTGCAACAGTAAGCGATGTAAACGAGCAGTTGAAGAAAGCCAAGTTGCCAGAGTACGGTGTTACACGCCTGATCAATGGTCAATCCGGAGAACATTTCAGCGAGGAAACCACAGTTGGGGTTATCTATATGCTGAAACTGATCCACTTGGTTGACGACAAAATGCACGCCCGTTCAATCGGACCATACTCCTTGATTACCCAGCAGCCGCTTGGTGGTAAGGCACAGTTTGGTGGACAGCGTTTTGGTGAGATGGAGGTATGGGCGCTTGAGGCGTTCGGAGCTGCCAACATTCTTCGCGAGATGCTGACTGTCAAGTCTGATGATGTGGTTGGACGTGCCAAGGTTTATGAAGCGATTGTCAAAGGTGACGTCGTTCCTACTCCTGGTGTGCCTGAGTCCTTCAACGTATTGATTCATGAGCTTCGTGGCCTCGCACTTGAGGTAACCCTAGAATAA
- the rplL gene encoding 50S ribosomal protein L7/L12: MADLKAFAEQLVNLTVKEVNELADILKDEYGIEPAAAAAVAVAAAPGEGGDAADAQTEFDVILVSPGGAKLNVVKAVKAITGAGLKDAKGMVDAAPTPIKEKVSKEEAEAIKAQLEEAGAEVELK, encoded by the coding sequence ATGGCAGATCTTAAAGCTTTTGCAGAACAATTGGTCAACCTGACAGTGAAAGAGGTGAACGAGTTGGCTGATATTCTCAAAGATGAATATGGTATCGAGCCTGCTGCTGCTGCTGCAGTTGCTGTTGCTGCTGCCCCTGGTGAAGGAGGCGACGCTGCCGATGCTCAAACTGAATTCGATGTCATCTTGGTTTCTCCAGGTGGAGCAAAATTGAACGTTGTTAAAGCTGTTAAAGCTATCACTGGTGCCGGTCTGAAAGACGCTAAAGGCATGGTAGACGCAGCTCCTACTCCGATCAAAGAGAAAGTTTCCAAAGAGGAAGCTGAAGCAATCAAAGCTCAACTTGAAGAAGCTGGTGCTGAGGTAGAGCTCAAGTAA
- the rplA gene encoding 50S ribosomal protein L1 — METTSKRRPKRNHTRKPGKQFQAAAAKVDASTLYDIAEACKLVKENAFAKFDESVEMHVRLGVDPRQANQMVRGVATLPHGTGKEVRVLVLTTPDKEQAAKDAGADHVGLDEYIQKIQGGWTDVDVIICSPDVMPKVGRLGRVLGPRGLMPNPKSGTVTPDVAKAVTEVKAGKIDFRVDKTGIIHVSIGKVSFGAEQITENAIELIQVLFRMKPSAAKGTYFKSITMASTMGPGVKVDKSSVPGI; from the coding sequence ATGGAAACTACCAGTAAACGTAGACCCAAACGCAACCATACTCGGAAGCCAGGGAAACAATTCCAGGCAGCAGCTGCGAAAGTAGATGCTTCTACCCTGTACGATATCGCTGAGGCTTGCAAGCTCGTGAAAGAAAATGCTTTCGCGAAGTTCGATGAGTCTGTAGAGATGCACGTACGCCTGGGGGTTGACCCAAGACAAGCAAACCAAATGGTTCGCGGCGTCGCCACCCTGCCTCACGGTACGGGTAAAGAGGTGCGCGTTTTGGTCCTTACTACACCAGATAAAGAACAAGCTGCCAAAGACGCAGGTGCAGATCACGTTGGATTGGATGAATACATCCAAAAGATCCAAGGTGGATGGACTGACGTTGATGTGATCATTTGTTCTCCAGACGTAATGCCTAAAGTAGGACGTTTGGGTCGAGTACTTGGACCACGTGGATTGATGCCTAACCCCAAGAGCGGTACTGTAACGCCTGACGTTGCAAAAGCTGTTACTGAGGTGAAGGCTGGTAAAATCGACTTCCGTGTTGATAAAACCGGTATCATCCACGTATCAATTGGCAAGGTGTCTTTCGGAGCAGAGCAAATCACTGAAAACGCAATTGAGCTGATTCAGGTATTGTTCCGAATGAAACCAAGTGCCGCTAAAGGGACTTATTTCAAGTCCATCACGATGGCTTCCACTATGGGGCCTGGTGTAAAAGTTGACAAGTCTTCAGTACCTGGAATCTAA
- a CDS encoding phosphoribosyltransferase family protein, whose translation MAVNKVRILDSQGIRARLKRMAFEIYEANYLEKELVVVGIDERGGYLAEQLVEALREISPLEVHYAPVQMDRGTEDSDIGIELEFDFEEFAGKPIVVVDDVLYTGTTLLNVVAILLQAGPSTIQTAVLIDRGHRKFPVSSDFVGIELATTIQQHVSVVIAPEENHFEAFLS comes from the coding sequence ATGGCGGTCAATAAGGTACGAATCCTCGATTCACAAGGGATTCGGGCTAGGCTCAAACGAATGGCTTTCGAAATCTACGAAGCCAACTACCTCGAAAAAGAATTGGTCGTGGTGGGAATCGATGAACGCGGTGGCTACCTAGCTGAGCAATTAGTCGAAGCCCTCAGGGAAATCTCCCCGCTTGAAGTTCACTATGCCCCTGTTCAGATGGATAGAGGTACTGAAGATTCAGACATTGGAATTGAACTGGAATTCGACTTCGAAGAATTCGCAGGGAAACCAATCGTTGTGGTAGATGATGTGCTGTATACTGGTACCACCTTGCTCAATGTTGTAGCCATTCTCTTACAGGCTGGACCGAGTACGATTCAAACTGCGGTATTGATTGATCGAGGTCATAGAAAATTTCCAGTATCTTCAGACTTCGTGGGAATTGAATTGGCTACCACCATTCAACAACACGTATCAGTCGTCATTGCTCCCGAGGAAAATCATTTCGAGGCATTCCTCAGTTAA
- the rpoC gene encoding DNA-directed RNA polymerase subunit beta' — MPIAKNTKINSDFKRITVSLASPEAILNRSNGEVLKPETINYRTYKPEKDGLFCERIFGPVKDYECHCGKYKRIRYKGIICDRCGVEVTEKKVRRERMGHIQLVVPVAHIWYFRTLPSKIGYLLGLTTKKLDQIIYYERYVVIQPGIMDKEGIQKMDFLTEEEYLNILETLPKENQMLPNEDPNKFTAKMGADALEDLLRGIDLDSLSYNLRQSAATETSQQRKNDALKRLKVVEAFRSANRRIENRPEWMVVRIVPVIPPELRPLVPLEGGRFATSDLNDLYRRVIIRNNRLKRLIEIKAPEVILRNEKRMLQEAVDSLFDNTRKVNAVRSDSNRALKSLSDMLKGKQGRFRQNLLGKRVDYSGRSVIVVGPRLRLYECGLPKSMAAELFKPFVIRKLIERGIVKTVKSAKKLVDRRDPVIWDILENVLKGHPVMLNRAPTLHRLGIQAFMPKLVEGKAIRLHPLVCTGFNADFDGDQMAVHVPLSNEACLEAIALMLASHNILHPANGAPITLPTQDMVLGVYYLTKGRPGQKGEGLMFGSVEEVEIAYNEGVVAKHAIIKVRHFKFDPVTGNKILDEEGNPIKEVIETTVGRVLFNKIVPEGAGYVNILLSKKTMRKVIMEIFLKVGLVDTVNFLDDLKTLGFREAFEGGLSFSLGEVIIPKEKEELIVVANGKIEEVSMNYNMGLITENERYNQVIDIWTHTNSQLTETLMSQLAKDKDGFNNIYMMFHSGARGSKEQIRQLGGMRGLMAKPQKTLKGSAGEIIENPILANFKEGLSVLEYFISTHGARKGLADTALKTADAGYLTRRLVDVAQDVIISEDDCGTLRGITVSALKENEDIIQPLGERILGRASLNEVVHPITGEIMVEAGGEITEAIAKEIENSPVEEVEIRSVLTCESKQGVCSKCYGRNLATGFMVGEGEAVGVVAAQSIGEPGTQLTLRTFHVGGIAQRMANASQLVAKFNGKVELENVRFVEREEGDETVKVVVSRTGKLKIVDEESRILFSNKVPYGSHLYTVDGANVEKGTLLCNWDPYNSVIISEFEGQVLFQDVSEGLTYLEDIDDQTGHKEKVIIDSRDKSINPSITVLDKDGNELRSYNLPVGSHLVVSNEDKLTAGQIMVKIPRSGGGTADITGGLPRVTELFEARNPSNPAVVSAIEGVVRLGGIKRGNREVFITSPDGSDERRYLVSLNKHILVHDGDYVMSGEMLSDGAIAPKDILSIKGPSAVQSYIVNEIQEVYRMQGVPINDKHIEVIVRQMMQKVEIIDAGDTIFLEKEVVNKIDFQEENDWIFDKMVVVEQGGSEKLKPGQIVSKRKLRDENSNLRRNDKELVEARDARPAVCSPVLMGITRASLGTKSWLSAASFQETTKVLSEASITAKVDNLVGLKENVIVGHLIPAGTGLRKYQDIIVGSMEEYKDRAEKKSGAHTYAE, encoded by the coding sequence ATGCCTATTGCCAAAAACACCAAGATCAACAGTGATTTCAAACGAATCACCGTGAGCCTTGCTTCTCCTGAGGCAATCCTGAACCGGTCAAACGGGGAGGTGTTGAAACCTGAGACTATCAACTACCGAACCTACAAACCAGAAAAAGATGGGCTCTTTTGTGAGCGTATCTTTGGACCTGTTAAGGATTACGAATGCCATTGCGGGAAATACAAGCGGATTCGGTACAAGGGAATCATCTGTGACCGTTGTGGCGTTGAAGTCACGGAAAAGAAGGTTCGTAGGGAAAGAATGGGGCATATCCAACTGGTTGTTCCAGTTGCCCACATTTGGTATTTCCGTACTCTTCCTTCAAAAATTGGTTACCTGCTTGGCCTTACCACCAAAAAGCTGGACCAAATCATCTACTACGAACGATATGTAGTGATCCAGCCGGGGATTATGGATAAGGAGGGAATCCAGAAAATGGACTTCCTGACTGAGGAGGAATATCTCAACATCTTGGAGACACTCCCCAAGGAGAACCAGATGTTGCCTAACGAAGATCCCAATAAATTTACCGCGAAGATGGGAGCAGATGCTCTTGAAGATCTTCTGCGCGGTATTGATTTGGACTCTTTGTCCTACAATCTTCGCCAAAGCGCTGCTACCGAGACATCTCAACAGCGTAAAAACGATGCATTGAAGCGCCTGAAGGTCGTTGAGGCTTTCCGGTCTGCGAATAGAAGAATTGAAAACCGTCCCGAGTGGATGGTTGTCCGGATTGTACCCGTAATTCCACCTGAATTGCGCCCATTGGTGCCTTTGGAAGGTGGACGCTTCGCTACATCCGATTTGAACGATCTTTACCGTCGAGTTATCATCCGTAACAATCGTCTTAAGCGATTGATCGAGATCAAGGCACCAGAGGTGATCTTGAGAAACGAAAAGCGGATGTTGCAAGAGGCTGTTGACTCCTTGTTTGACAACACTCGTAAGGTGAACGCGGTTCGTTCTGATTCAAATAGAGCCTTGAAGTCTTTGAGTGATATGCTCAAAGGTAAGCAAGGTCGTTTCCGGCAAAACTTGTTGGGTAAGCGGGTTGACTACTCAGGCCGTTCTGTAATCGTTGTAGGACCTCGTTTGAGACTCTACGAATGCGGTTTGCCCAAGAGTATGGCAGCTGAGCTTTTCAAGCCTTTTGTCATCCGGAAACTGATTGAGCGCGGTATTGTCAAGACCGTTAAGTCTGCCAAGAAATTGGTGGATAGACGTGATCCAGTGATCTGGGATATCCTTGAGAATGTACTCAAAGGTCACCCGGTCATGCTTAACCGTGCTCCAACCCTTCACCGTTTGGGTATTCAGGCCTTTATGCCAAAACTGGTTGAAGGTAAAGCTATTCGCTTGCACCCATTGGTTTGTACGGGTTTCAACGCCGACTTTGACGGTGACCAGATGGCGGTTCACGTTCCTTTGAGTAACGAAGCCTGTCTGGAAGCTATCGCATTGATGTTGGCGAGCCACAACATTCTTCACCCTGCCAACGGTGCTCCTATTACCCTTCCAACTCAGGATATGGTATTGGGGGTATACTACTTGACAAAAGGTCGTCCCGGTCAAAAGGGAGAAGGCTTGATGTTTGGTAGTGTTGAGGAAGTTGAAATTGCCTACAATGAAGGGGTAGTTGCCAAGCATGCTATCATCAAGGTACGCCACTTCAAATTCGACCCAGTAACTGGTAACAAGATCCTGGACGAAGAAGGTAATCCAATCAAGGAAGTAATCGAGACCACTGTAGGACGTGTCTTGTTTAACAAGATTGTTCCTGAAGGCGCTGGATATGTCAATATCCTGCTTTCCAAGAAGACCATGAGAAAGGTTATCATGGAGATCTTCTTGAAGGTTGGTTTGGTTGACACTGTAAACTTCCTCGATGACTTGAAAACCCTTGGTTTCCGTGAGGCATTCGAAGGTGGTCTTTCCTTCTCTTTGGGTGAGGTAATTATCCCTAAGGAAAAAGAGGAATTGATCGTTGTTGCCAATGGCAAAATTGAAGAGGTATCCATGAACTACAACATGGGTCTCATCACGGAAAACGAACGCTATAACCAGGTAATCGATATCTGGACCCATACCAACTCACAGTTGACCGAAACCTTGATGTCCCAGCTTGCCAAGGACAAAGATGGTTTCAACAACATCTACATGATGTTCCACTCTGGAGCTCGTGGTTCCAAAGAGCAGATTCGTCAGCTCGGTGGTATGCGGGGATTGATGGCCAAGCCTCAGAAAACCTTGAAAGGTTCTGCTGGTGAGATTATCGAGAACCCGATCCTTGCGAACTTCAAAGAGGGACTTTCTGTATTGGAGTACTTCATCTCCACACACGGTGCACGTAAAGGTCTTGCGGATACGGCTTTGAAAACAGCTGATGCAGGTTACCTGACTCGTCGTCTGGTAGATGTTGCCCAAGATGTGATCATTTCTGAGGATGATTGTGGTACACTTCGCGGTATTACGGTCTCTGCTTTGAAAGAGAATGAGGACATCATCCAACCATTGGGTGAGCGTATCTTGGGACGTGCTTCTCTCAACGAGGTTGTACACCCGATCACAGGAGAAATCATGGTAGAAGCTGGTGGAGAGATTACTGAGGCAATTGCCAAGGAAATTGAAAACTCCCCAGTGGAAGAGGTGGAAATTCGCTCGGTACTTACTTGTGAGTCCAAGCAAGGAGTTTGCTCCAAATGCTACGGTCGTAACTTGGCTACTGGCTTTATGGTAGGCGAAGGTGAAGCCGTGGGGGTTGTTGCAGCCCAGTCCATTGGTGAACCTGGTACTCAGCTTACACTCCGTACCTTCCACGTTGGTGGTATTGCCCAGCGTATGGCAAACGCCTCTCAGTTGGTCGCGAAATTCAACGGTAAAGTCGAACTCGAAAATGTTCGTTTCGTTGAGCGTGAAGAAGGAGATGAGACTGTAAAAGTAGTTGTGAGCCGGACCGGTAAATTGAAGATCGTAGATGAGGAATCCCGCATCTTGTTCTCCAACAAAGTTCCTTACGGTTCACACCTGTATACTGTCGATGGCGCTAATGTTGAAAAAGGAACCCTGTTGTGTAACTGGGACCCATACAACTCCGTGATCATCTCCGAGTTTGAAGGACAGGTATTGTTCCAAGATGTATCTGAGGGACTTACCTATCTGGAAGACATTGACGACCAAACTGGTCACAAAGAGAAAGTCATCATTGACTCTCGAGATAAATCCATCAACCCATCTATCACGGTACTGGACAAAGATGGAAATGAACTGAGATCCTATAACTTGCCTGTTGGCTCCCACTTGGTTGTGAGTAATGAGGATAAGTTGACTGCTGGTCAGATCATGGTGAAAATTCCTCGTTCAGGTGGTGGTACTGCGGATATTACAGGTGGTCTTCCACGTGTAACCGAGCTCTTCGAAGCAAGGAACCCATCCAACCCTGCAGTTGTATCTGCGATTGAAGGGGTTGTTCGTTTGGGAGGTATCAAGCGTGGTAACCGAGAAGTATTCATTACTTCACCTGATGGATCTGATGAGCGCCGTTACTTGGTTTCCTTGAACAAACACATTCTTGTGCATGATGGAGACTATGTAATGTCAGGGGAGATGCTATCGGATGGAGCTATTGCCCCAAAAGACATCCTCTCTATCAAAGGACCAAGCGCAGTTCAGTCCTACATCGTGAATGAGATTCAGGAAGTATACCGGATGCAGGGTGTACCGATCAACGATAAGCATATCGAGGTGATCGTACGTCAGATGATGCAGAAGGTAGAAATCATCGATGCAGGTGATACTATTTTCTTGGAGAAAGAGGTCGTAAATAAGATCGATTTCCAAGAAGAGAATGACTGGATCTTTGACAAGATGGTCGTTGTAGAACAAGGTGGTTCCGAGAAGCTCAAGCCTGGACAAATTGTCTCCAAGCGTAAATTGCGGGATGAAAACTCCAACCTACGTCGTAATGACAAAGAGTTGGTAGAAGCTCGTGATGCACGTCCAGCAGTTTGTTCTCCGGTCTTGATGGGTATTACCCGTGCATCTTTGGGTACGAAGTCCTGGCTGTCAGCGGCATCGTTCCAGGAAACTACCAAAGTTTTGAGCGAAGCTTCTATCACTGCCAAGGTCGACAACTTGGTAGGATTGAAAGAAAACGTAATCGTAGGGCACTTGATCCCTGCCGGTACAGGTCTTCGGAAATACCAAGACATCATTGTCGGAAGTATGGAAGAATACAAGGACCGCGCAGAGAAAAAATCTGGTGCGCATACCTATGCAGAATAA